Proteins found in one Labilibaculum sp. DW002 genomic segment:
- a CDS encoding PorP/SprF family type IX secretion system membrane protein, with product MKKFLPFFLLFLGSISLSFGQQDKMFTQYLNYPSGINPAYSGSRDALQLLGISRKQWVGIEGAPESTVLSANSPINFFNLGLGLTLATDKLGPEKMTDVGIDVSYKIQLTDKTFLNFGIKTGFMSYKLDIVNTRVVDYNDQMIQANLEDNWSPHFGVGAYLYGEKYFVGFSIPHFLQTKLSGGEFESSLDRNKLHYYLTGGYLMQLSPVVKLKPSVFIKATQGSRISYDLTGMVILYDRIWLGSSYRKEDAIAAIVQYNFTSQLKLGYSYDIGIAKLSGRGNGSHEISVSYDLSLTNRKIKSPRYF from the coding sequence ATGAAAAAATTTTTACCCTTTTTTCTTTTATTTCTAGGGAGTATTAGTTTAAGTTTTGGACAACAGGATAAAATGTTTACCCAATATTTAAATTATCCATCGGGTATAAACCCTGCATATTCTGGATCTAGAGATGCTTTGCAATTGTTAGGGATTTCGCGAAAGCAATGGGTCGGAATTGAAGGAGCTCCAGAGAGTACCGTTTTATCGGCCAATTCACCTATTAATTTTTTTAACCTTGGTTTAGGCCTAACCTTGGCAACAGATAAGTTAGGACCTGAAAAAATGACTGATGTCGGAATTGATGTTTCTTATAAAATTCAACTTACAGACAAAACATTTTTAAATTTTGGTATTAAGACAGGTTTCATGAGTTATAAGCTTGATATCGTAAATACCAGAGTGGTTGATTATAATGATCAAATGATACAAGCTAACCTTGAAGATAATTGGTCTCCACATTTTGGTGTTGGTGCTTATCTCTACGGAGAAAAATATTTTGTAGGATTTTCGATTCCTCATTTTTTGCAAACAAAACTTTCTGGAGGTGAATTTGAATCTTCTTTAGATCGAAATAAATTGCATTACTACTTGACTGGTGGATATTTAATGCAATTATCACCTGTTGTAAAGCTAAAACCATCTGTTTTTATTAAAGCAACACAAGGTTCACGAATATCTTATGATCTAACAGGAATGGTGATTCTTTATGATAGGATTTGGTTAGGTAGTTCTTATCGTAAAGAAGATGCCATCGCAGCAATCGTGCAATACAATTTTACTAGTCAATTAAAATTAGGCTATTCCTACGATATAGGTATTGCAAAACTTTCCGGACGAGGAAATGGTTCTCATGAAATTTCGGTTAGTTATGATCTATCCTTAACGAATCGAAAAATTAAATCTCCTAGATATTTCTAA
- a CDS encoding tandem-95 repeat protein, translating into NGTEAYTLSGTDADAGTVFTYSMPVDAAYEIVGDKILVKDGSLLDYEAPSNGTRVFTVTVSDGTNSSTATITINLSPVNDNTPALADGNNTIPENSANGTEAYTLSGTDADAGTVFTYTMPVDAAYEIVGDKILVKDANLLDYEAPSNGTRVFTVTVSDGTNSSTATITINLSPVNDNTPALADGNNTIPENSANGTEAYTLSGTDADAGTVFTYTMPVDAAYEISGDKILVKDASLLDYEAPSNGTRVLTVTVSDGANSSDATITINLSPVNDNTPALADGNNTIPENSANGTEAYTLSGTDADAGTVFTYSMPVDAAYEISGDKILVKDASLLDYEAPSNGTRVFTVTVSDGTNSSTAVITINLSPVNDNDPILSAIDVTIDEGLTVVQTVSATDADAGDTKSFTISGTDASLFDIDLLSGELTFKLAPDFEIPGDANGDNVYELLVTVADGAFHTDAKLIKITVQGVNDNTPALADGNNTILENSANGIEAYTLSGTDADAGTVFTYSMPVDAAYEVVGNKILVKDGSLLDYDVSGNGTRVFTVTVSDGTNSSTAAITINLSPVNDNTPALADGSTTIPENTANGTEVFVLNGTDVDGDPLTYSMPDDSTYEIIGNKIVVKDGSLLDYDVPGNGTRVIIVTVSDGDNSSTATITINLSPVNDNAPVLSDGMNTIPENSSNGTLAYVLSGTDVDGGIITYSIPDNDAYELVNNKIVVKDGSVLDYEGVDHGTRILIITVSDGLNSSTATITINLSPVNDNNPVITAEDVTIDEGTTFIEIVTGLDADEDDLLIFSISGEDAGLFTIDPVTGELRFKVEPDFEMPQDSNGNNIYEFEVHVTDEAGNVDTKTIYITVEGVNDNAPIAENDVITIDEDGGIVEGDILLNDSDLDGDDLIISTTPVSDVSNGTLTINDDGTYTYEPDDNFNGTDTFVYEVCDNGDPKLCSEATVTITINPVNDAPEAFDTFMEVKEESKGNVIEVDRPIDLDEDVLSVKIISVVEFGAVRILGGDVLEIDDIITVEQLMNLTYDTRERHVGEVMMKYQVIDSEGLIAAASINIKISPEEVFIPEVITPNGDEYNERFVIVGIGNFPNNSLHIFNRWGNTVYKMKNYDNSWEGYGNVNGQFSHNRLPPGTYYYVLNIGGGKKLTGYVYLRY; encoded by the coding sequence TAACGGAACAGAAGCTTATACTTTAAGTGGAACCGATGCAGATGCAGGAACTGTCTTTACTTACAGCATGCCAGTTGATGCGGCTTATGAAATTGTAGGCGATAAGATTCTTGTAAAAGATGGATCTTTATTGGATTACGAAGCTCCATCAAATGGAACTAGAGTATTTACGGTAACAGTAAGTGATGGAACAAATTCAAGCACTGCAACTATCACCATCAATCTTTCACCAGTAAATGACAATACTCCAGCATTAGCTGATGGGAACAATACGATTCCAGAGAATTCAGCAAATGGAACAGAAGCTTATACTTTAAGTGGAACTGATGCAGATGCGGGAACTGTATTTACATATACAATGCCAGTTGATGCGGCTTATGAAATTGTAGGCGATAAGATTCTTGTAAAAGATGCAAATTTACTGGATTACGAAGCTCCATCAAATGGAACTAGAGTATTTACGGTAACAGTAAGTGATGGAACAAATTCAAGCACTGCAACTATCACCATCAATCTTTCACCGGTAAATGACAACACTCCAGCATTAGCTGATGGAAACAACACAATTCCAGAGAATTCAGCAAATGGCACTGAAGCTTATACTTTAAGTGGAACCGATGCAGATGCAGGAACTGTCTTTACATATACAATGCCAGTTGATGCGGCTTATGAGATATCAGGAGATAAGATTCTTGTAAAAGATGCAAGTTTACTGGATTACGAAGCTCCATCAAATGGAACAAGAGTTCTAACAGTGACTGTAAGTGATGGTGCAAATTCAAGTGATGCAACTATCACCATCAATCTTTCACCAGTAAATGACAACACTCCGGCATTAGCTGATGGAAACAACACAATTCCAGAGAATTCTGCTAACGGAACAGAAGCTTATACTTTAAGTGGAACTGATGCAGATGCAGGAACTGTCTTTACTTACAGCATGCCAGTTGATGCAGCATATGAGATATCAGGAGATAAAATTCTTGTAAAAGATGCAAGTTTATTGGATTACGAAGCTCCATCAAATGGGACTAGAGTATTTACGGTAACAGTAAGTGATGGAACAAATTCAAGTACTGCTGTCATTACAATCAATCTTTCACCAGTAAATGATAATGATCCAATTTTGTCAGCTATAGATGTTACAATCGATGAGGGCTTGACAGTTGTGCAAACTGTGTCGGCAACAGATGCTGATGCTGGAGATACTAAGTCATTCACGATTAGTGGAACAGATGCTTCATTGTTTGATATCGATCTATTGAGTGGAGAGCTTACTTTTAAGCTTGCACCAGATTTTGAAATACCAGGAGATGCGAATGGAGATAATGTTTATGAGTTGCTTGTCACTGTTGCCGATGGAGCATTTCATACAGATGCAAAATTGATTAAAATTACAGTTCAAGGAGTTAATGACAATACTCCAGCATTAGCTGATGGAAACAATACGATTCTAGAGAATTCAGCAAATGGCATTGAAGCTTATACTTTAAGTGGAACTGATGCAGATGCAGGAACTGTCTTTACTTACAGCATGCCAGTTGATGCAGCATATGAAGTTGTTGGAAACAAAATCTTAGTGAAGGATGGTAGTTTGTTAGATTATGATGTTTCAGGTAATGGAACCAGAGTATTTACAGTAACTGTAAGTGATGGAACAAATTCAAGTACTGCTGCCATTACAATCAATCTTTCACCAGTAAATGACAACACTCCAGCATTAGCTGATGGAAGTACAACTATTCCTGAAAATACGGCCAATGGAACAGAAGTATTCGTATTGAACGGTACTGATGTTGATGGAGATCCACTAACTTACAGTATGCCGGATGATTCAACATATGAAATTATTGGAAATAAGATTGTTGTAAAAGATGGATCCTTATTGGATTATGATGTTCCTGGGAATGGAACAAGAGTAATTATTGTGACTGTTAGTGATGGCGATAACTCAAGTACAGCTACCATTACAATTAATCTTTCTCCGGTAAATGATAATGCACCTGTTCTTTCAGATGGAATGAATACAATTCCTGAGAATTCATCTAATGGTACCTTGGCCTATGTCTTATCTGGAACTGATGTAGATGGTGGAATTATTACTTATAGTATTCCTGATAATGATGCATATGAGTTAGTAAATAACAAAATTGTAGTTAAGGATGGAAGTGTACTAGATTATGAAGGTGTTGACCATGGAACTAGAATCTTAATAATTACTGTAAGCGATGGATTAAATTCAAGTACTGCAACAATTACAATTAATCTTTCACCAGTTAATGATAATAATCCTGTTATAACTGCTGAAGATGTAACTATTGATGAAGGAACTACATTTATTGAAATCGTAACAGGTTTGGATGCTGATGAAGATGATCTGTTAATATTCTCGATTAGTGGAGAGGATGCAGGATTGTTTACTATTGATCCAGTTACAGGAGAGTTGAGATTTAAAGTAGAACCAGACTTTGAAATGCCACAAGATTCAAATGGAAATAACATCTATGAATTTGAGGTGCATGTAACAGATGAAGCTGGTAATGTTGATACCAAGACAATTTATATCACAGTAGAAGGAGTTAATGATAATGCTCCAATTGCAGAAAATGATGTGATCACGATTGATGAAGATGGAGGTATAGTTGAAGGTGATATATTGCTTAATGATTCTGACCTAGATGGAGATGATTTAATTATTAGTACAACACCTGTAAGTGATGTTAGTAATGGTACTTTAACCATTAATGATGATGGAACCTACACTTATGAGCCAGATGATAATTTTAATGGGACGGATACTTTTGTTTATGAAGTATGCGATAATGGTGATCCTAAATTGTGTAGTGAAGCCACTGTGACCATTACGATTAATCCTGTTAATGATGCTCCTGAAGCATTCGATACCTTTATGGAAGTAAAGGAGGAATCTAAAGGGAATGTTATTGAAGTAGATCGTCCTATCGATCTTGACGAAGATGTACTTTCTGTAAAGATCATATCGGTAGTTGAGTTTGGAGCTGTTCGAATTCTAGGAGGAGATGTCCTTGAGATTGATGATATCATAACTGTTGAGCAGTTAATGAATTTAACTTATGATACAAGAGAGCGTCATGTTGGTGAGGTTATGATGAAGTATCAGGTGATCGATTCGGAAGGCTTAATTGCTGCGGCAAGCATCAACATTAAGATTTCACCAGAAGAGGTATTCATTCCGGAAGTGATAACCCCTAATGGAGATGAGTACAACGAACGATTTGTGATCGTTGGGATTGGTAATTTCCCAAATAATTCTCTACACATTTTTAATCGTTGGGGTAACACGGTTTATAAGATGAAGAATTACGATAACTCATGGGAAGGATATGGTAATGTGAATGGACAGTTTTCACACAATCGCCTACCTCCTGGGACATATTATTATGTTCTAAATATTGGTGGTGGTAAGAAGCTAACTGGTTATGTCTATTTAAGATACTAG
- a CDS encoding cadherin repeat domain-containing protein, which yields MNKLYSKKIMNQIVKVWLILLIITLGTSRNNIFAEGTKQLAPVDGDRLHLALCSGPYGNLGIPNGDDGQRLYIHIEDPANEQVFLGFSQFKSHGHAAVNSSKIEGYFRIKDPNGNVVWSTSGSIGSGNISSRNKAIKGPNKILGGGRTDGYNAYVFQPTILSGAGDYYIEFNRNSAFSSTGGLYTEWWDITVATNNTSPSAIDGRVYSKGWSFVSPGIDENNNGLQGGEYYNRKFNGKFYSYCTEQNFPGGYVTEVDFENSGFQGASFNVAFNSTGTNNTNDFTVNRKSLEDVNILSPEFKIFLNEPEITSYPSADSYGRFIADEKYPSLFGCPGNYFFRVAVEKKGRIELLLDFDGVKDKYDPNTRDRIITTLFHPYPHELDTLIRDIPWDGKDGKGNVIDAVNVRAIFDYCQGTFHFPMYDVEYLKTGIVPKTIRPATPTPYTTKLYWDDANISESLDDGQPKVELTGALAPSHNWSNFYYGEVNSINTYWNSYQTGTINTFVFELPAHGCDLFVPGSISGTVFNDINRDGIMNGADALLEGAEVYLYEDVNNNKIKDAGDVLVETFVTKTPGTFGYPVGTGNFLFKPAQGKEYLLGVSNGSDIVTTTNYRYYTMYSEAEEHFDQYFGLTPAPEVSLSVSKTQVSENAEESVIQANLSYAPIKPVVVELEYTGTTVSGDYSLASVLNATDTHTMEFPIGVQVAKIKVTSVEDEDLEVDETIIISLGDLTNCVGGSSTQKTITILDNDHDVKDLVDINSTANIISENILEDGIVFITARATDEDGDEIIYSLTNNFNNWFKIDEDSGVVTVHGNVDYESNLLTAHKATITVLATSDDGSSISEVFTITITNAVAGDTDNEISAITDDNIAANEVSENASNGDSVGITAEATDADAGDVISYSLTDNAGGRFAIDASSGVITVADEDQLDYEAATSHNVTVKALSTDGSSKTKIFTIAVINADGSTQGGGDTDNEISAITDTNTAANQISENASNGDSVGITAEATDADAGDVISYSLTDNADGRFAIDSDGKITVADDTKLNYEDATSHDVTVKALSTDGSSKTKTFTIAVINADGSTQGGGDTDNPVGPVTDSNTADNKVNENATVGASTGLTAKAIDPDGDNVSYAIDGSVPFSIDPTSGVVKVNGNLDFDTTPSYLVKVIATSTDGSTSEETFTITIVNADGTTTGEGDTDNPVGPVTDSNSSDNKVNENAAIGASTGLTAEATDPDGDLVTYAIDGSVPFTINPTSGVVTVNGNLDFDTTPSYSVKVIATSTDGSTSEETFTITIVNADGTTSGEGDTDNPVGPVTDSNTADNKVNENATVGASTGLTAKAIDPDGDDVSYSIDG from the coding sequence ATGAATAAACTTTACTCTAAGAAAATAATGAATCAAATAGTCAAAGTTTGGCTGATTTTGCTAATTATAACTTTAGGAACAAGTCGAAATAATATATTTGCAGAAGGGACAAAGCAGTTGGCTCCAGTTGATGGTGATCGATTGCATTTGGCTTTATGTTCTGGACCTTATGGTAATTTAGGTATTCCAAATGGTGATGATGGTCAGAGATTGTATATTCACATTGAAGATCCAGCAAACGAGCAAGTATTTTTGGGGTTTTCTCAATTTAAATCTCATGGTCATGCTGCTGTGAATAGCAGTAAAATCGAAGGGTATTTTAGAATTAAGGATCCTAATGGGAATGTAGTTTGGTCTACAAGTGGAAGTATTGGTTCAGGCAATATTAGTAGTAGAAATAAAGCTATTAAAGGGCCTAATAAAATATTAGGGGGAGGTAGAACAGATGGATATAATGCATATGTTTTCCAACCTACTATCTTAAGTGGAGCTGGAGATTATTATATTGAGTTTAATAGAAATAGTGCTTTCTCGAGTACAGGAGGTCTTTATACAGAATGGTGGGATATAACTGTTGCGACAAATAATACTAGCCCTAGTGCTATTGATGGTAGAGTTTATTCAAAAGGTTGGTCGTTCGTATCTCCAGGTATTGATGAAAATAATAATGGGCTTCAAGGTGGGGAGTATTACAATCGAAAGTTCAACGGTAAATTTTATAGTTACTGCACAGAGCAAAATTTTCCAGGTGGGTATGTTACTGAAGTTGATTTTGAAAACTCAGGCTTTCAAGGTGCTTCGTTTAATGTAGCATTTAATTCTACAGGCACAAATAATACAAATGATTTTACAGTGAATAGGAAGTCGTTAGAGGATGTAAATATTTTGTCGCCAGAATTTAAAATATTCCTTAACGAACCAGAAATTACTTCTTACCCTTCGGCAGATTCTTATGGTAGATTTATAGCTGATGAAAAATATCCTAGTTTATTTGGATGTCCAGGCAATTATTTCTTTCGAGTAGCAGTTGAGAAAAAAGGAAGAATTGAATTGTTGTTAGATTTTGATGGTGTTAAAGATAAGTATGATCCAAATACCAGAGATCGAATTATTACGACTTTGTTTCATCCTTATCCTCATGAATTAGATACGCTTATTCGGGATATCCCGTGGGACGGTAAAGATGGTAAGGGTAATGTTATTGATGCTGTTAATGTTAGAGCCATTTTTGATTACTGTCAAGGGACTTTTCACTTTCCGATGTATGATGTGGAATATCTTAAAACAGGAATTGTTCCTAAAACAATACGTCCAGCAACTCCAACTCCATATACAACAAAATTATATTGGGATGATGCAAATATATCAGAATCCTTAGATGATGGACAACCTAAAGTTGAACTAACGGGAGCGTTAGCTCCAAGCCATAATTGGTCTAATTTTTATTATGGAGAGGTAAATTCCATTAATACTTATTGGAACTCTTATCAAACAGGAACAATAAACACCTTTGTTTTTGAATTGCCAGCACATGGTTGTGATCTATTTGTTCCTGGAAGTATTAGTGGAACTGTTTTTAATGACATCAATAGAGATGGAATTATGAATGGAGCAGATGCGTTATTGGAAGGGGCTGAAGTATATTTATATGAAGATGTAAATAATAATAAAATAAAAGATGCTGGAGATGTTTTGGTTGAGACTTTTGTAACAAAGACTCCTGGTACGTTCGGATACCCTGTTGGAACCGGTAATTTCTTATTTAAGCCAGCACAAGGAAAAGAGTATTTGCTTGGAGTATCTAATGGTTCAGATATTGTTACTACAACAAATTATAGATATTACACGATGTACTCTGAGGCAGAGGAGCATTTTGATCAATATTTCGGGCTAACTCCAGCACCTGAAGTTTCACTTTCGGTATCAAAGACTCAAGTCTCAGAAAATGCTGAAGAATCAGTTATTCAAGCGAACTTAAGTTATGCTCCTATTAAACCAGTTGTAGTTGAGTTAGAATATACAGGAACAACAGTTTCAGGAGACTATTCTTTAGCTTCGGTTTTGAATGCTACGGATACGCATACCATGGAATTTCCAATTGGAGTGCAAGTTGCAAAGATTAAAGTTACTAGTGTTGAAGATGAAGATTTAGAAGTTGATGAGACGATCATCATTAGTTTGGGGGATTTAACGAATTGTGTAGGCGGTTCTTCTACTCAAAAAACCATCACTATTTTAGATAATGATCACGATGTAAAAGATTTAGTTGACATTAATTCAACTGCTAATATAATTAGTGAAAATATATTAGAGGATGGTATAGTTTTTATTACAGCACGGGCAACCGATGAGGATGGCGATGAGATAATCTATTCATTAACTAATAATTTTAATAATTGGTTTAAGATTGATGAGGATTCTGGTGTAGTTACTGTGCATGGAAATGTTGATTATGAATCTAATTTGTTGACAGCTCATAAAGCTACAATTACTGTTTTAGCTACAAGTGATGATGGATCTTCAATTTCTGAGGTTTTTACAATTACCATAACAAATGCGGTTGCTGGCGATACAGACAATGAAATTTCAGCAATTACAGATGATAATATAGCTGCCAATGAAGTAAGTGAGAATGCAAGTAATGGCGATTCAGTAGGAATTACCGCAGAAGCTACGGATGCAGATGCAGGAGATGTAATTTCTTACAGCTTAACTGATAATGCAGGTGGAAGATTTGCAATTGATGCAAGTTCAGGAGTTATTACTGTTGCTGATGAAGATCAATTGGATTACGAAGCTGCAACATCACACAATGTAACAGTTAAAGCCTTGAGTACAGATGGAAGTAGTAAAACCAAGATTTTTACCATTGCCGTAATCAATGCAGATGGCTCAACTCAAGGAGGTGGCGATACAGATAATGAAATTTCAGCAATTACAGATACAAATACTGCAGCAAACCAGATCAGTGAAAATGCAAGCAACGGCGATTCAGTAGGAATTACCGCAGAAGCTACGGATGCAGATGCAGGAGATGTAATTTCTTACAGCTTAACTGATAATGCAGATGGTAGATTTGCGATTGATTCTGATGGGAAAATTACTGTTGCAGATGATACAAAACTGAATTATGAGGATGCAACATCTCATGATGTAACTGTAAAAGCCTTGAGTACTGATGGTAGTAGCAAGACAAAAACTTTCACCATTGCAGTAATTAATGCGGATGGCTCAACTCAAGGAGGTGGTGATACAGACAATCCAGTTGGACCAGTTACCGATAGCAATACAGCTGACAATAAGGTAAATGAAAATGCAACAGTTGGCGCATCAACAGGATTAACAGCAAAAGCTATCGATCCTGATGGCGATAACGTAAGCTATGCAATTGATGGAAGCGTACCATTTTCAATTGATCCAACTTCAGGAGTTGTAAAAGTTAATGGCAATTTGGATTTTGATACCACACCAAGCTACTTAGTTAAAGTAATTGCTACCAGTACTGATGGAAGTACCTCAGAAGAAACGTTCACAATTACGATTGTAAATGCCGACGGAACTACAACAGGTGAAGGAGATACAGATAATCCAGTTGGACCAGTTACCGATAGCAATTCATCTGACAATAAAGTCAATGAAAATGCTGCAATTGGCGCATCAACAGGATTAACAGCAGAAGCAACCGATCCAGATGGCGATCTTGTGACTTATGCAATTGATGGAAGCGTACCATTTACAATTAATCCAACTTCAGGAGTTGTAACAGTTAATGGCAATTTGGATTTTGATACTACACCAAGTTATTCCGTTAAGGTAATTGCTACCAGTACTGATGGAAGTACCTCAGAAGAAACGTTCACAATCACGATTGTAAATGCCGACGGAACAACGTCAGGTGAAGGTGATACAGACAATCCAGTTGGACCAGTTACCGATAGCAATACAGCTGACAATAAGGTAAATGAAAATGCAACAGTTGGCGCATCAACAGGATTAACAGCAAAAGCAATTGATCCAGATGGTGATGATGTAAGCTATTCGATTGATGGAAG
- a CDS encoding OmpA family protein translates to MKKDKVNMLRFTLLVFLFLGVSFSIKSQTILNEKADKAYKRFNYKRAIEYYESSLAIDSANVHLLRCLADSYDKVENDKKAECIYELLLENSNHSDNDLFNYAVFIKNRGNYKQAKKSLEEYVSRNKNDLSALQLLDEVNQNIKEVLLEMQGKVSHLNINSEYSEFAPVIINKKLVFTSGRKVSKLNKSKYGWDGQFFLELFEYDLIDKNAEVKLFAKEVRSRYHEGVVCFANDNKTMYLTRNNYLHGKLTRSKDGTSNLKIYISKFKNGKWSELKEFAYNNDEYSIGHPTISSDGNVMYFVSDMPGGFGGTDIYSCKKENGRWSKPKNMGEYINTAQNEMFPFLSSEGNLFFASNGRKGLGGLDLYGLNLNISDAKIIHLAAPLNSDADDFSMVFEEGSAKGYFASNREGGLGQDDLYSFTVEEYNQVVIEVKDSIDQTEIIPDQIIASSSDNESLELVGETSHYSFTMKGGEDFSVKLKKEGYYPIDTILYTHLLQPKTTHVLNMTLLPVIPEENLNFVFKDFDTGNLLKPDVFQIIEPFVRDLLSELEDGSFMLDLEKGIDYRFFAKKEGFYALDFNYRLGQDSATNKEEFAMRTISRAEKKKEFLPEDLSTVYFDFDKAIVKKEAFEGIDKVIEILQNNENLMVTLVARADTRGESAYNKYLANKRAKATRKFFIDSNIDPDRVVILALGDTSPFEKKEGESMKEWYRLNRCVDFQLNTIFQEKQEDELVF, encoded by the coding sequence ATGAAAAAAGATAAAGTTAATATGTTGCGATTTACGTTACTGGTTTTCTTGTTTTTGGGTGTTTCATTCTCGATTAAGAGTCAGACGATACTTAATGAAAAAGCAGATAAAGCCTATAAGCGATTTAATTACAAGCGCGCCATTGAATATTATGAATCCTCCTTAGCTATCGACTCGGCAAATGTTCATTTGTTAAGATGCTTAGCAGATTCTTATGACAAAGTTGAGAACGATAAGAAAGCAGAATGCATATATGAGTTGTTGTTAGAAAATTCAAATCATTCAGATAATGATTTGTTTAATTACGCTGTTTTTATAAAAAACAGAGGAAACTATAAACAAGCAAAGAAAAGCTTAGAAGAATATGTAAGTAGAAATAAGAATGATTTATCTGCTTTGCAATTATTGGATGAGGTGAATCAGAACATAAAGGAAGTTCTGTTGGAAATGCAAGGAAAAGTTTCTCACCTAAATATTAATTCTGAATATTCAGAATTTGCACCAGTAATTATCAATAAAAAGCTTGTTTTTACTTCTGGTCGCAAAGTCTCAAAATTAAATAAATCAAAATATGGTTGGGATGGTCAGTTTTTTCTTGAGCTATTCGAATATGATTTGATTGATAAAAATGCTGAGGTGAAGTTGTTCGCAAAAGAGGTTAGATCACGTTATCATGAAGGTGTGGTTTGTTTTGCTAATGATAATAAAACAATGTATTTGACTCGTAACAATTACTTGCATGGTAAGTTGACCAGAAGTAAAGATGGAACGAGTAATTTGAAAATCTATATTTCTAAATTTAAAAATGGAAAGTGGAGTGAGTTAAAGGAGTTTGCATACAATAACGATGAATACTCCATTGGACATCCTACCATTTCTTCAGATGGAAATGTAATGTACTTTGTTTCCGATATGCCTGGTGGATTTGGAGGAACTGATATTTATAGCTGTAAAAAAGAAAATGGGAGGTGGTCAAAACCTAAGAATATGGGTGAGTACATAAATACTGCTCAAAATGAAATGTTTCCATTCCTAAGTTCTGAAGGTAACTTGTTTTTTGCCTCAAATGGTCGTAAAGGCTTAGGAGGTTTAGATTTGTATGGTTTAAATCTTAATATTTCCGACGCTAAAATTATTCATTTAGCTGCTCCACTTAATTCTGATGCAGATGATTTTTCTATGGTTTTTGAAGAAGGAAGTGCAAAAGGATATTTTGCTTCGAACAGAGAAGGAGGTTTAGGGCAAGATGATTTGTACTCTTTTACCGTTGAGGAATACAATCAAGTTGTTATCGAGGTAAAAGATTCGATTGATCAGACTGAGATCATTCCTGATCAAATTATAGCAAGTAGTTCAGATAATGAATCATTAGAATTGGTAGGAGAAACAAGTCACTATAGTTTTACCATGAAAGGTGGTGAGGATTTTTCTGTTAAGCTCAAAAAGGAAGGTTATTATCCTATCGATACTATTTTGTATACGCATCTTTTACAGCCTAAAACAACCCATGTTTTAAATATGACGTTGCTTCCTGTAATTCCTGAAGAAAATCTCAATTTTGTATTCAAAGATTTTGATACTGGTAACCTGTTAAAACCAGATGTTTTTCAGATTATCGAACCTTTTGTGCGTGATTTACTTTCAGAATTAGAGGATGGAAGCTTTATGCTGGATCTGGAAAAAGGAATAGACTATCGTTTTTTTGCTAAAAAAGAAGGTTTTTATGCTCTCGATTTTAATTATCGCCTCGGGCAAGATTCTGCGACAAATAAAGAAGAATTTGCAATGAGAACAATTTCTCGTGCAGAGAAAAAGAAAGAATTTCTACCTGAAGATTTATCTACTGTATATTTTGATTTCGATAAAGCGATTGTTAAGAAAGAAGCTTTTGAGGGAATCGATAAGGTAATTGAAATCTTACAGAATAACGAAAATCTAATGGTTACCCTTGTGGCAAGAGCCGATACTCGTGGAGAATCTGCTTATAATAAGTACTTGGCTAATAAAAGAGCGAAGGCCACCAGAAAATTCTTTATCGATAGTAATATAGATCCAGATCGAGTTGTGATTCTAGCACTTGGTGATACTTCTCCTTTTGAGAAAAAGGAAGGCGAGTCCATGAAAGAATGGTATCGATTAAACCGTTGTGTTGACTTCCAGTTAAATACAATTTTTCAAGAAAAACAAGAGGATGAGCTGGTGTTTTAA